From Vitis vinifera cultivar Pinot Noir 40024 chromosome 5, ASM3070453v1, the proteins below share one genomic window:
- the LOC100242894 gene encoding galactolipase DONGLE, chloroplastic — protein sequence MASTLNMPHLSANPVAFSGGGGGLRLASSRQVSMKRNNTDMSMGTRRSVAASVIATGRVSRSIETSSGLADVWREIQGCNNWEDLVEPLDSLLRNEIIRYGEFVTACYKAFDLDPNSKRYLNCKYGKQNLLREVGMEKSGYEVTKYIYATPDINIPIQNGASCGRWIGYVAVSSDEETKRLGRRDVLITFRGTVTNHEWIANLMSSLTPARLDPHNPRPDVKVEAGFLSLYTSDESDSKFGLESCREQLLSEVSRLLNQYKGEELSITLAGHSMGSSLALLLAYDIAELGLNRDHSSREIPITVFSFGGPRVGNSSFKERCEELGLKVLRVVNVNDPITKLPGIVFNENFRVLGGRYEFPWSCSCYAHVGVEVVLDFFKMENPSYVHDLESYINLLKCPQRVQVQKDGPDFLSKAREWLLGTQNFNPLPWRNAASNMVNLVQSQRT from the coding sequence ATGGCCTCCACATTAAACATGCCTCATCTGAGTGCAAACCCAGTTGCCTTCTCGGGAGGTGGAGGTGGGCTTCGGTTGGCTTCCTCCCGGCAGGTTTCCATGAAAAGGAACAACACCGACATGAGTATGGGGACTAGGAGGAGTGTTGCTGCTTCTGTAATTGCGACAGGGCGGGTGTCCAGGAGTATTGAGACCAGCTCCGGTTTGGCTGATGTTTGGAGGGAGATTCAGGGTTGCAACAACTGGGAAGATCTTGTGGAGCCCTTGGACTCACTTCTCCGCAACGAGATAATCCGGTATGGGGAGTTTGTGACCGCGTGTTATAAAGCATTTGACCTTGATCCCAACTCGAAGCGGTACTTGAATTGCAAGTACGGGAAGCAGAACTTGTTGAGAGAAGTTGGGATGGAGAAATCCGGTTATGAAGTCACCAAGTACATCTACGCAACTCCCGACATCAATATTCCGATCCAAAATGGGGCTAGTTGTGGCCGCTGGATCGGATACGTTGCTGTGTCATCGGACGAAGAAACTAAGAGACTAGGGAGAAGAGATGTACTCATAACTTTCCGAGGCACAGTTACTAACCACGAGTGGATCGCAAACCTCATGAGTTCACTCACTCCAGCACGGCTAGACCCCCATAATCCGCGCCCAGATGTAAAAGTGGAGGCTGGGTTTCTGAGCTTGTACACTTCAGATGAAAGTGATAGCAAGTTTGGGCTGGAGAGCTGTCGGGAACAACTTCTTTCTGAAGTTTCTCGGCTATTAAACCAGTACAAAGGCGAGGAACTGAGCATAACTTTGGCAGGGCACAGCATGGGGAGTTCATTAGCACTTCTTCTTGCTTATGATATCGCGGAGCTTGGATTGAATAGAGATCATTCAAGTCGAGAAATACCCATTACTGTTTTCTCATTCGGAGGCCCAAGGGTTGGGAATTCAAGCTTCAAGGAACGCTGCGAAGAATTGGGACTGAAGGTGCTAAGAGTAGTGAATGTCAACGACCCCATCACAAAGCTACCCGGGATCGTCTTCAATGagaattttagggttttgggaggGCGATATGAGTTCCCTTGGAGCTGCTCATGTTATGCTCATGTAGGTGTGGAAGTAGTCCTCGACTTCTTCAAGATGGAAAACCCTTCATATGTTCATGATTTGGAAAGCTACATCAACCTACTGAAATGTCCCCAAAGAGTTCAGGTTCAAAAGGATGGCCCTGATTTCCTGAGCAAAGCAAGAGAGTGGCTCTTGGGTACACAGAATTTTAACCCTCTGCCATGGAGGAACGCTGCAAGCAATATGGTGAACTTGGTTCAATCTCAAAGGACATGA